From a region of the Impatiens glandulifera chromosome 4, dImpGla2.1, whole genome shotgun sequence genome:
- the LOC124934477 gene encoding uncharacterized protein LOC124934477 → MAHIVHIDEKWFYLTKTAQNFYLSPDEPDPYRMYPFIEQVPAQRSSVNRAAGTLETKAITSITREVMKDYMINRVVPDLKALWPLTEGTNIVIQQDNARPHFNDDDIQWKAVASSDGFNIHLMQQPALSPELNVNDLGWFRALQSIQEEEAPMNVDELVLAVLTSFQKLEPMKLNFVFLSLQSCMVEIMMQRGHNNYRLPHMKKQTLLRERVLPEDLEVDNNLMSLCVDYCVDECLNEAMLPVILELMKLEAEQV, encoded by the exons ATGGCACACATTGTCCACATAGATGAGAAGTGGTTTTATCTTACAAAGACTGCCCAGAATTTCTACTTATCACCTGATGAACCAGACCCTTACAG GATGTATCCCTTCATTGAACAAGTTCCAGCCCAGAGGTCAAGTGTTAATAGGGCAGCAGGAACATTGGAGACTAAAGCAATTACCTCTATTACAAGAGAAGTTATGAAGGACTATATGATCAATAGG GTTGTTCCAGATTTGAAAGCTTTGTGGCCATTGACAGAGGGAACAAATATTGTGATTCAGCAGGATAATGCCAGACCACATTTCAATGATGATGACATTCAGTGGAAAGCAGTTGCTTCATCAGATGGATTTAATATCCATCTGATGCAACAACCTGCTCTTTCACCAGAGTTGAATGTGAATGACCTAGGTTGGTTCAGGGCATTGCAATCAATACAAGAGGAGGAGGCACCTATGAATGTTGATGAATTAGTGTTAGCTGTTCTTACTTCATTTCAAAAACTTGAGccaatgaaattaaattttgtgtttttaagtCTTCAGAGTTGTATGGTTGAGATTATGATGCAAAGAGGACATAACAACTATAGACTGCCACATATGAAGAAACAAACTCTTTTAAGGGAAAGAGTACTACCAGAAGATTTGGAGGTAGACAACAATTTGATGTCATTATGTGTTGATTACTGTGTTGATGAATGCCTTAATGAGGCCATGTTACCAGTTATCTTAGAGTTGATGAAGTT